Sequence from the Thermocaproicibacter melissae genome:
CGAAGACAGCACTATTGTTAAATTTTATATTATTGTATTCTTTTTTTCCCGTTTTGTCAACCTTGCCCGCTCGGCTCCGATTCCTCGGAAGTGAGTCGCACAAAATCTTCGTAGCTCATCAGCGAATTGAGCACGCCCGGCAATGAAGAAGCCGAGAGATGTTCGGGGAGGTTCAGCCTGCGGAGCAGTTTACGCCGTTTTTCCGAACTTCCCGGCCCGCCCGAAAGACCGGCAAGATAAAGGTCGGTTTTTGTAATCTTACGCCCTCCGGCATTTTCTTCCTGCTCCTCGGTGCCGACACCTGCACGCCGAAGTGCTTCGAGGATTGTCTCAACCGGAACGCCCTCCACACCGAGCTTTCCCTCTTTGGAAGGCGCCGCCTTGCGCTTTTCTTTTCCGAACAAATCCGGAATATAAGCGTGTTTAATCTGCTCTGCCGGAATGGAGCCGGTGAGGTAATTGCGAATCAGAAAGCCCGCAGAATCGCTGTCTGTGAGAATCACGAGGCCCCGCGTCCGCGCCAGTTTGCGGAGCATGGCCATCTTCTCTTTGTCTTTGAAGATGCGGAAACCGTCCGTTTCGATAATCAGCGCATCTAAAAAGGAAGACAGCTTGATTTTATCGTATTTTCCCTCTACAACGATTGCCTCTTTAACGTGAATCAAGCGATCTTCTCCTTTTCCGCAATCCAAATCAGCTTCGCCAGCAGCTCCTCGAGCACCAGCCTGCGGTCTCCGCGCGAGCTTTTCAGCGCCACATCGGCTTCCAGCAAGGCGTCAAGGCTTTGGCGAATCATGGGCGTTGAAAAGCGCTTCGCTTCGTATGCCGCGTTGTTCAGACGAAACTCCTTGCGAGCGTAGTCAAAATATTTCGCCGGCTCCTGCGCGGAGAATCCGCTCTGAAGCGAAGCCTTCACACGGTAGATATCGAGATACGCCCCCGAGAGGACCGCCAAGATGGAAACCGGTTCTTCATTCTGCTGAAAAAGCTGACCGAGGATCGTATAGGCACGGTCGCTGGCGCCCGCGAGAATCGCTTTGGAAAGGTCAAAGACACGCGCCTCTAGATTCCGGACCGTCATGGAATCGACCGTCTGCGCGGTGATTTCGCCGCTGCCGGTGTAAGCGCACAGCTTTTCGAGTTCGTTCAGCGCGGTTTGCAGATCCGTGCCGCAGAGTGAAAGCATTCTCGCGGCGTTCTGGCGGGTTATTGTGCACCCGCGCTTTTCCGCGCAGGCGCAGATGAATTTTTCTATCTGCGCCTGCGAAAGGCGGCGGAACGGAACCGTAACCCCGATTTTATTGGCGGTCGTGAGGAACTTTTTCCAAGTTTTATCGCGCTTCTCGTCAAAATTGAAGGAGAGAAGGTAAATCACCAGAACGCAGGTGTCGGGAAGGTCGGAAAGAATTTCTTCGAGTTTTTTCGCATCTGTGCTTCGCAGGGCGCCAACGTCGAGGTCGGAGACTGCCACGCATTTTCGCTCCGCCATGACGGGCATCGCTTCTACCGCTGCAGCGATGGAATCCATATCCGCCTCACAGCCGTCGAATTTCTGAAAATTGAAGTCGCGCAGGCCTTCCGCGGAAGCTTTGGCAATCAGCCGCTGGGCATAATGCTCCACCATGTATTTTTCTTCGCCGTAAAGAAAGTACAGCTTGGCAAAGTTATTTTTTTCAATTTGCTTTTTCAGCTCCGCTTCGGTTATTTCAGGCATTTTACTTTTCCCTCCCGACGGACAGTTTTCGTTCCCCCGTCATATTCAGCACAAGATTTCCGTATCCGCCCGTCCAGACGGCTCGCCGTGCGGCCACAACGTCATGATTTTTCCGGAGTGTCTCATTTTCCATAGAGAAAACGGTACAGACCGGCGAAACATCTTCGAGCGCGGACGACGCGGACGCGACGACAAGGAAATCCGGAGTCTTCCAGTTCGCAGGCAGGCTCTTCACCCCGTCCGGACACAGAAGAACCGAAACGCCGTCAGACGTAATCCGCGCCGCTGTGGCCTTCCCCGCCTGCACCAGTTGAATTTTTACACGATTCCACACCGTACATTCCGCCTGCGACACAAACGGAATCAGCAGACTGTTCTGCGCTGCCCGCCTGACGTATCCGTCCGCGGCCGCAGTTTCCTGAGCAACGACCTTCACCGGACGGAAGCGAGCCGCTATCTCTTTCGCGCAAGTAAACTCATCCCGATTCTGCGTCAGCACCGCAATGCCGTCCAGCTTTGATACGTTTTCGCTGCAAAAGTGCGAGAGCAGTTTCCCCGAGTTATAACTGTCACATCCGACGACAAAAGCATGTCCGCCCCGCGTAAGCACGGCGCATATGCCGTCCCCGCCGTCAAGCAGCGTCAGGCGCGTCACATTCTGGCGAGACAGCTGAAACGAGCCGATGCCAACAAGCAACAAAATAAAGGAAAGGCAGGCCGCCTGTGGGAAGAGCCGTTTGCCCTTCGCGAGAAACAGGGCCGCGGCAAACAAAAGCAGTGTGCCCGCAAGCCAAAGCGTTACGAATCCCTGCGAAGCGGAAACAGACGCAAACGGCAGACGAGCAAGAAACGCCGCGCTCGCACGCATATATTTTGCAAGCAGACCCGAAACAAGGGCAAACGGCATGGCGAGAAACGTCTGCGGCAGAAGCAGCTGAAAAATTGCGGCTGCTGCGCCGAAGCACAAGAGGAGCGATGAAGGTACAAGTTCCAGAATATTTGCCAGCGGTGAAACGAGCGACATGGTGCCGAAGCTCAGAATGATGATGGGAAGCGTGAACAGCGTGGCGCCCACCGAAGTGGCAAGCACACCGTTTATTCCCTTCACAAGCGGGCTGAGCGCCCGTACCCGGTCAAACTTCTTATTGAGGAAAGCTGTAACGGGTCGCGTGCAGACGATGAGGCCGAGCGTGGCAAAGAATGAGAGCAGAAAGCCGACATCCGCCGCGGAGTACGGATTGGAAATGCAAATCAGCAAAGCTGCCGTACATAGAGAGTTCAGCGGGTCCGCGCGGCGTGAAAACAGCGGACCGGCAAGAAACAGCAGGCACATGACGCCGCTGCGCGTGACGGACGGAACGAAGCACGTTACCGCCATGAATCCGAGCACGCCGCCGGCTGCTGCAACAGACGCAGCCCGTTTCGGAATCCGACAGAACAGCAGCAGAAAGATGAGCAGCTCCGCAATGGTCGACATATGCAATCCCGAAACAGAGAGAATATGCGAGACTCCGTCCGTTCGGAAATCGTCCATCAAGCTGTCTGAGAGGCCGCTTGTATCCCCCAGCAGGATACCCTTGACGAGCGACGTCTCCTCCGGCGGAAGCACTTCATCGAGGGCATTCAGAAGCTTTTGCCGTACGCAAAGCGCATAGTAATACGGCGGCTTCTCGCTAGGCGGCAATACTTCCAACGTTTCGCCCCACGGCGCGTAAGCGGAAAGCATGATGCCTTTTGAGGCGTAATAACTGCGCGATGTGAAGCCGTCGCCGCCTGACGGAAGGAAGAAGCTAACTTTTCCGCTGACTCGGGAATACGGCCCGACATCCAGCTGACTCGAGGAGGAAAGGCGAATCTTGAAATTCTTGATTTCCTCTGCGTCGCTGACGTTGTCGACGCGAATTACATAGTACCAGCGGCCGTAGCGCTGTTCGGGCAGTTCACAGACGGTGCCGGTAATCTCCGCGGTTTTCCCATCGAGAGAACGGGGCGGTTCCACCGCCGTGCGGGAGTACAAGCAAAACGACGCAAGCGCAACAGCAGCCGCCGCAAAGGCGAGCGGAAAAACAACTGCCCGCCGGGTACGCCA
This genomic interval carries:
- a CDS encoding toprim domain-containing protein; its protein translation is MIHVKEAIVVEGKYDKIKLSSFLDALIIETDGFRIFKDKEKMAMLRKLARTRGLVILTDSDSAGFLIRNYLTGSIPAEQIKHAYIPDLFGKEKRKAAPSKEGKLGVEGVPVETILEALRRAGVGTEEQEENAGGRKITKTDLYLAGLSGGPGSSEKRRKLLRRLNLPEHLSASSLPGVLNSLMSYEDFVRLTSEESEPSGQG
- the holA gene encoding DNA polymerase III subunit delta; this encodes MPEITEAELKKQIEKNNFAKLYFLYGEEKYMVEHYAQRLIAKASAEGLRDFNFQKFDGCEADMDSIAAAVEAMPVMAERKCVAVSDLDVGALRSTDAKKLEEILSDLPDTCVLVIYLLSFNFDEKRDKTWKKFLTTANKIGVTVPFRRLSQAQIEKFICACAEKRGCTITRQNAARMLSLCGTDLQTALNELEKLCAYTGSGEITAQTVDSMTVRNLEARVFDLSKAILAGASDRAYTILGQLFQQNEEPVSILAVLSGAYLDIYRVKASLQSGFSAQEPAKYFDYARKEFRLNNAAYEAKRFSTPMIRQSLDALLEADVALKSSRGDRRLVLEELLAKLIWIAEKEKIA
- a CDS encoding ComEC/Rec2 family competence protein, which produces MRRPLVLVGFCYLLTLAAAVFFGASLSFVLLWVCLAGFAVTFFWWRTRRAVVFPLAFAAAAVALASFCLYSRTAVEPPRSLDGKTAEITGTVCELPEQRYGRWYYVIRVDNVSDAEEIKNFKIRLSSSSQLDVGPYSRVSGKVSFFLPSGGDGFTSRSYYASKGIMLSAYAPWGETLEVLPPSEKPPYYYALCVRQKLLNALDEVLPPEETSLVKGILLGDTSGLSDSLMDDFRTDGVSHILSVSGLHMSTIAELLIFLLLFCRIPKRAASVAAAGGVLGFMAVTCFVPSVTRSGVMCLLFLAGPLFSRRADPLNSLCTAALLICISNPYSAADVGFLLSFFATLGLIVCTRPVTAFLNKKFDRVRALSPLVKGINGVLATSVGATLFTLPIIILSFGTMSLVSPLANILELVPSSLLLCFGAAAAIFQLLLPQTFLAMPFALVSGLLAKYMRASAAFLARLPFASVSASQGFVTLWLAGTLLLFAAALFLAKGKRLFPQAACLSFILLLVGIGSFQLSRQNVTRLTLLDGGDGICAVLTRGGHAFVVGCDSYNSGKLLSHFCSENVSKLDGIAVLTQNRDEFTCAKEIAARFRPVKVVAQETAAADGYVRRAAQNSLLIPFVSQAECTVWNRVKIQLVQAGKATAARITSDGVSVLLCPDGVKSLPANWKTPDFLVVASASSALEDVSPVCTVFSMENETLRKNHDVVAARRAVWTGGYGNLVLNMTGERKLSVGREK